A genomic window from Streptomyces sp. NBC_01429 includes:
- a CDS encoding extracellular solute-binding protein, translating into MRTRLLAAVSVTAAIAITAAGCGTGSSSGSSSKTIKVVYQQQLNNSNKVQATFLAPMVKRFEKENPGTTVKLVPVTASSNDYYTKLQLMMRSPSTAPDLVYEDTATINSDIASGYLKPLDDYLDKWSDWSQFADASKAAVKAADGKTYGVPDNTDTRGIWYNKKILAKAGISVPWQPKTWADVLDAAKKIKASDPSITPFNIYTGTAGGEQSTMQGFEMLLYGTKAGGDALYDSGQKKWVVGSQGFKDSLQFIKDVYGQKLGPSVEQALGANIGAAVGTEMIPAGKLAMDIDGSWMPNNWIRTGSKPWPEWQSTMATAAMPTQNGQAPGRVSMSGGWAWSVPSKASNPDLAFKFVQFLETKDASARWNAANATIAVRKDVADDPTYLKALPTNKFFTSLVADTHYRPALPAYTQVSTAIQKAMESVTTGQASVDQAASTFDNDVKSAVGADNTVKGS; encoded by the coding sequence GTGCGTACCAGACTTCTCGCAGCCGTCAGCGTCACGGCCGCGATCGCCATCACGGCGGCAGGCTGTGGGACCGGCTCGTCCTCCGGGAGTTCGAGCAAGACGATCAAGGTCGTCTATCAGCAGCAGCTCAACAACAGCAACAAGGTCCAGGCGACCTTCCTGGCCCCCATGGTGAAGCGGTTCGAGAAGGAGAACCCGGGCACCACCGTCAAGCTGGTCCCGGTCACCGCCTCCTCCAACGACTACTACACCAAGCTCCAGCTCATGATGCGCTCGCCCTCGACCGCGCCCGATCTCGTGTACGAGGACACCGCGACGATCAACTCCGACATCGCCAGTGGCTACCTCAAGCCGCTCGACGACTACCTGGACAAGTGGTCGGACTGGTCGCAGTTCGCGGACGCGTCCAAGGCCGCCGTGAAGGCCGCCGACGGCAAGACGTACGGCGTACCGGACAACACGGACACCCGCGGCATCTGGTACAACAAGAAGATCCTCGCGAAGGCCGGGATCTCCGTCCCCTGGCAGCCCAAGACCTGGGCCGACGTCCTCGACGCGGCCAAGAAGATCAAGGCGTCCGACCCCTCGATCACCCCGTTCAACATCTACACGGGCACGGCGGGCGGCGAGCAGTCCACCATGCAGGGCTTCGAGATGCTGCTGTACGGCACGAAGGCCGGCGGTGACGCGCTGTACGACAGCGGACAGAAGAAGTGGGTCGTCGGAAGCCAGGGCTTCAAGGACTCGCTCCAGTTCATCAAGGACGTGTACGGCCAGAAGCTCGGCCCCTCCGTCGAGCAGGCGCTCGGCGCGAACATCGGCGCCGCCGTCGGCACGGAGATGATCCCGGCCGGCAAGCTCGCCATGGACATCGACGGCTCCTGGATGCCGAACAACTGGATCCGCACCGGCAGCAAACCGTGGCCCGAATGGCAGTCCACGATGGCCACCGCCGCGATGCCCACCCAGAACGGGCAGGCCCCCGGCAGGGTGAGCATGTCCGGCGGCTGGGCCTGGTCCGTCCCGTCGAAGGCGTCCAACCCCGATCTCGCCTTCAAGTTCGTCCAGTTCCTGGAGACCAAGGACGCCTCGGCCCGGTGGAACGCCGCGAACGCGACCATCGCCGTACGCAAGGACGTGGCCGACGACCCGACGTACCTGAAGGCGCTGCCGACCAACAAGTTCTTCACCTCACTGGTCGCCGACACCCACTACCGGCCCGCCCTGCCCGCCTACACCCAGGTCTCCACCGCCATCCAGAAGGCCATGGAGTCGGTGACGACCGGTCAGGCGAGCGTGGACCAGGCGGCCTCCACGTTCGACAACGATGTCAAGTCCGCGGTCGGCGCGGACAACACGGTCAAGGGTTCGTAG
- a CDS encoding carbohydrate ABC transporter permease — MDGGGRKPGAADAPGDPGGPGRRGAGRAGRRRPVSPATQGLLRGLPLLPSAVLLAVFLAGPIGYCVYYAFTNMQLTGSSATDFVGFDNFTRAFGDPDFLNAVWLTFVFVIGSAVIGQNTLGLALAVMMEKASKPVRSIVSLVVIAAWVLPEVVAGYLMYAFFFQQGSLNAILDALHLPQQNWLYTLPILAACFANIWRGTAFSMMVYSAALNDVPQELIEAAEMDGAGPWQRLWRVTLPVIRRSIMTNLMLITLQTLSVFGLIYTMTRGGPGNKSQTLPIFMYQQAFQNSLIGYGTAIALVLLLVGALFSTVYIRLLKLEED, encoded by the coding sequence CTGGACGGCGGCGGCCGGAAGCCCGGCGCCGCCGACGCCCCCGGCGATCCGGGCGGCCCCGGCCGCCGGGGCGCCGGGCGCGCAGGCCGCCGTCGCCCCGTATCCCCCGCCACCCAGGGCCTGTTGCGCGGTCTGCCGCTGCTGCCCTCCGCCGTCCTGCTGGCGGTCTTCCTGGCCGGGCCGATCGGGTACTGCGTCTACTACGCGTTCACGAACATGCAGTTGACGGGCTCGTCGGCCACCGACTTCGTCGGCTTCGACAACTTCACCCGGGCCTTCGGCGACCCCGACTTCCTCAACGCCGTATGGCTGACCTTCGTGTTCGTCATCGGCTCCGCCGTCATCGGGCAGAACACGCTCGGGCTGGCGCTCGCCGTGATGATGGAGAAGGCGTCCAAGCCGGTCAGGTCGATCGTCAGCCTGGTCGTCATCGCCGCCTGGGTGCTGCCCGAAGTCGTCGCGGGCTACCTGATGTACGCGTTCTTCTTCCAGCAGGGATCGCTCAACGCGATCCTGGACGCGCTGCACCTGCCGCAGCAGAACTGGCTCTACACCCTGCCGATCCTGGCCGCCTGCTTCGCCAACATCTGGCGCGGTACGGCGTTCTCGATGATGGTCTACTCGGCCGCCCTCAACGACGTGCCCCAGGAGCTGATCGAGGCCGCCGAGATGGACGGCGCCGGTCCCTGGCAGCGGCTGTGGCGGGTCACCCTGCCGGTCATCCGCCGCTCCATCATGACCAACCTGATGCTGATCACCCTCCAGACCCTCTCGGTCTTCGGGCTGATCTACACCATGACCAGGGGCGGCCCCGGCAACAAGAGCCAGACGCTGCCCATCTTCATGTACCAGCAGGCGTTCCAGAACAGCCTGATCGGCTACGGGACCGCCATCGCGCTGGTGCTGCTGCTGGTCGGCGCGCTCTTCTCCACCGTCTACATCCGGCTGCTGAAACTGGAGGAGGACTGA